The Rhodothermales bacterium genome contains the following window.
CGTTCGCGTGGTTCGGCGGGTACCGCCGGCTCTCGAAGGACTACGAGCGGCTACCCGCCGTCAGCGAAGCGTTGGTCCAACTCAGTGCGATTCGGTTGATGGTTCGACGCATCGCCTAGCTTCCCCAAACAGTCTCTAAGACCCTCCGTGCTGTTCCATCAGACATCCCAATAACGTTGCCGCACCATTTCAAGAAACCGGTATCGGTTCCACCGTCGAAGTCGGGCG
Protein-coding sequences here:
- a CDS encoding IS5/IS1182 family transposase; amino-acid sequence: FAWFGGYRRLSKDYERLPAVSEALVQLSAIRLMVRRIA